A genome region from Aythya fuligula isolate bAytFul2 chromosome 31, bAytFul2.pri, whole genome shotgun sequence includes the following:
- the MVP gene encoding major vault protein, whose translation MEDPVIRIPPYHYVHVLDLNSNVTRVEVGPHTYIRQDHERVVFAPKRMVMVPPRHYCVVLNPVARSPTGAVLVDGAGQVRLRHADLDVRLAQEPFPLYPGEELQQGVTPLQVVLADTALHLRALLDFEDEDSNKFVAGDEWLFEGPGTYIPRKEVEVVETLQATVIGHNQAIRLRARKECLDRQGIRRVTGEEWLVKRVGAYLPGVYEEVVDVVDAYVLTDKKALHLRAVRTFEDAQGRVRRTGEEWLVTQQQSEAYVPEVFEEVVAEVQVTTLGPRQYCVVLDPVGPNGQPQLGQQRVIKGERSFFLQPGERLQDGIQDVFVLSEDEGLLLQALQTIKDTSEEGTEVIRRAGDRWLARGPLEYVPPAEVAVLERRQAVALADNEGIYVRDIRTGKVRVVTGQTYMLTESEELWEKELPPGVEALLAEARGDRTGLDAGIPSSSSPDAEVQHRDRTRAVTYQVPHNAAVQVYDYRERRARVVLGPELVVLGPGEQLTVLSLSAGRPKRPHARRSLCLRLGPDFCADIVTIETADHARLQLQLAYNWHFEVPEEPKDLGRLFSVPDFVGDACKALASRVRGAVAAVTFDDFHKNSNRLICSAVFGFDESGRLREQLRFAPNGLVVTSVDIQSVEPVDQRTRDALQRSVQLAIEIATNSQEAAARHEAERLAQEARGRLERQRLLDQAEAERARRELLELEALSAAVESAGVARAEAQARAEAARIEGEAAILQAKLKAEAIAIETEAELKRLEQVQAQEVQAQRARAEVEAARAQALADVEASRVREVAKALGPDTIRDIARAGPELQVKLLQGLGLQSTLITDGAAPLNLFTTARGLLGLAAPPENSNSPASAL comes from the exons ATGGAAGACCCTGTGATCCGCATACCCCCCTACCACTATGTCCACGTGCTGGACCTCAACAGTAACGTCACTCGTGTGGAGGTTGGGCCCCACACCTACATCAGGCAGGACCACGAGAG GGTGGTGTTTGCGCCCAAACGCATGGTGATGGTGCCCCCCCGCCACTACTGCGTGGTGCTCAACCCCGTGGCCCGGAGCCCTACGGGGGCTGTGCTGGTCGATGGCGCGGGACAGGTCCGTCTGCGGCACGCTGACCTCGATGTCCGCCTGGCCCAGGAGCCCTTCCCCCTGTACCCTGGCGAGGAGCTCCAGCAG GGTGTCACCCCACTGCAGGTGGTGCTGGCTGACACCGCCCTGCACCTTCGGGCCCTGCTTGACTTTGAGGACGAGGATTCTAACAAGTTCGTAGCAGGCGACGAGTGGCTCTTCGAGGGTCCTG GTACCTACATCCCCCGCaaggaggtggaggtggtggagaCGCTGCAGGCCACTGTCATCGGGCACAACCAGGCCATCCGCCTGCGGGCACGCAAGGAGTGCCTCGACCGTCAGGGCATCCGCCGCGTCACAG gggaggagTGGCTGGTGAAGCGGGTGGGTGCCTACCTGCCTGGTGTCTACGAGGAGGTGGTCGACGTTGTGGACGCCTACGTCCTCACTGACAAG AAAGCCCTGCACCTGCGAGCTGTACGGACCTTTGAGGATGCACAGGGCCGGGTGCGCCGCACGGGTGAGGAGTGGCTGGTGACGCAGCAGCAGAGCGAGGCCTACGTCCCAGAGGTGTTTGAGGAGGTGGTGGCTGAGGTGCAGGTGACGACGCTGGGTCCCCGGCAGTACTGCGTGGTGCTCGACCCCGTGGGGCCCAACGGGCAGCCCCAGTTGGGCCAGCAGCGTGTGATCAAG GGGGAGAGGTCCTTCTTTCTGCAACCAGGCGAGCGGCtccaggatggcatccaggatGTCTTTGTGCTCTCTGAGGATGAGGGTCTACTGCTTCAGGCACTCCAGACGATCAAGGACACCAGTGAG GAGGGGACAGAGGTGATACGGCGCGCAGGTGACCGCTGGCTGGCCCGGGGCCCCCTCGAGTACGTGCCGCCCGCCGAGGTGGCTGTGCTGGAACGTCGCCAGGCTGTGGCCCTAGCTGACAACGAGGGCATTTATGTGCGCGACATCCGCACTGGCAag GTGCGGGTGGTGACGGGCCAGACCTACATGTTGACGGAGTCCGAGGAGCTGTGGGAGAAGGAGCTGCCCCCTGGGGTGGAGGCACTGCTGGCCGAAGCCCGTGGAGACCGCACTGGCCTGGATGCTGGGATCCCCTCCTCCTCGAGCCCGGATGCTGAGGTCCAGCACCGTGACCGCACCCGCGCCGTCACCTACCAGGTGCCCCACAACGCTGCTGTGCAGGTCTACGACTACCGGGAGCGGCGGGCACG GGTGGTGCTGGGCCCTGAACTGGTGGTGCTGGgtcctggggagcagctgaCGGTCCTGTCCCTCTCAGCAGGCCGCCCCAAGCGGCCCCATGCCCGACGCAGCCTCTGCCTCCGCCTTGGCCCTGATTTCTGTGCTGACATCGTGACCATCGAGACTGCTGACCATGCCcgcctccagctccagctggcctACAACTG GCACTTCGAGGTACCAGAAGAACCGAAAGATCTGGGGCGCCTCTTCAGTGTCCCTGACTTTGTGGGTGATGCCTGCAAGGCCCTGGCCTCCCGTGTGCGTGGTGCTGTTGCTGCCGTCACCTTTGATGACTTCCACAAG AACTCAAATCGTCTCATCTGCTCAGCTGTGTTTGGCTTCGATGAGAGTGGGCGTTTGCGGGAGCAGCTCCGCTTTGCCCCCAATGGGCTGGTGGTGACAAGCGTCGACATCCAGAGTGTGGAGCCTGTGGACCAGCGCACCCGCGATGCCCTGCAGCGCAGTGTCCAGCTGGCTATCGAGATTGCCACCAActcccaggaggctgctgctaG GCATGAGGCAGAGCGCCTAGCGCAGGAGGCCCGAGGACGCCTGGAACGACAGCGCCTCCTTGACCAGGCTGAGGCTGAGCGGGCACGCAGAGAACTGCTGGAGCTCGAGGCTCTCAG CGCAGCGGTGGAGAGCGCGGGGGTGGCACGCGCAGAGGCTCAGGCCCGGGCGGAGGCTGCCCGCATCGAGGGCGAAGCTGCCATCCTCCAGGCCAAGCTCAAGGCTGAGGCTATCGCCATAGAGACG GAGGCGGAGCTGAAGCGGCTGGAGCAGGTGCAGGCGCAGGAGGTGCAGGCGCAGCGGGCCCGGGCGGAGGTAGAGGCGGCACGGGCCCAGGCGCTGGCGGATGTGGAGGCCTCGCGGGTGCGGGAGGTGGCCAAGGCCCTGGGTCCCGACACCATTCGGGACATCGCCCGGGCTGGGCCTGAGCTGCAG GTGAAGCTGCTGCAAGGCCTGGGACTCCAGTCGACCCTCATCACCGATGGTGCTGCACCCCTCAACCTCTTTACCACTgcccgggggctgctgggccTGGCAGCTCCTCCAGAAAACTCCAattccccagcctctgccctcTGA